In Pedobacter sp. W3I1, one DNA window encodes the following:
- the leuS gene encoding leucine--tRNA ligase, with protein MDYQFKEIEQKWQKFWADHQTFKAESNSEKPKYYVLDMFPYPSGAGLHVGHPLGYIASDIFSRYKRLKGFNVLHPMGYDSFGLPAEQYAIQTGQHPAITTEANIATYRRQLDQIGFSFDWSREVRTSEPSYYKWTQWIFMQLFNSWYNVENDRAEDITTLIEKFNASGTADVKAVCDEDTKEFMPSDWATFTDEEKQIELLKYRLTYLRESTVNWCPALGTVLANDEVKDGFSERGGFPVEQKKMMQWSMRITAYSDRLLQGLDTIDWPEPIKEMQRNWIGKSVGASVKFAVDNAQLAVEETENSKLKTEKYIEVFTTRVDTIFGVSYLVLAPEHEWVAELTTPEQKQDVENYISQTKKKSELDRMADTKTVSGAFTGTYVINPVSGERVQLWIADYVLAGYGTGAVMGVPSGDQRDWLFAKHFNLPIIQILDGQKDIDVQADPTKEGKYINSGFINGMTYKEAVPFLNNWLEAEKVGKAKVNFRQRDAIFGRQRYWGEPIPVYFKDGLPYLVNEEELPLLLPEIDKYLPTETGEPPLARAENWVPKDGGHYELSTMPGWAGSSWYWYRYMDANNNNDFASKEAVEYWKDVDLYIGGSEHATGHLLYSRFWNKFLKDLGYTKEEEPFKKLINQGMIQGRSNFVYRINDENGKPTNTYVSAGLRKEYKTSALHVEVNIVENDTLDIAKFKAWREEYANAEFILEGGKYICGVEVEKMSKSKFNVVNPDDLIERYGADTLRMYEMFLGPLEQSKPWNTNGIEGVFKFLRKFWRLFHNEDWIFHVNDAVPTKAELKSLHKIIKKVQDDIERFSFNTSVSSFMIAVNELTDLKCKNRQILEDMVIILSPYAPHICEELWVLLGNEAGTLSYTAFPTFKPEYLVEDEFAYPVSINGKMKMNLNLSLTLAQPEVESILLADEHFQKFLDGKAPKKIIFVKGKIINVVV; from the coding sequence CCGGACAGCATCCTGCCATTACCACCGAGGCAAATATTGCCACCTACCGCAGGCAGTTAGATCAGATTGGTTTTTCTTTCGATTGGAGCAGAGAAGTGCGTACCAGTGAGCCTTCTTATTACAAGTGGACACAATGGATTTTTATGCAGTTGTTCAACTCGTGGTACAACGTAGAAAACGATAGGGCAGAAGATATTACCACTTTGATCGAAAAATTCAATGCTTCTGGTACAGCTGATGTAAAAGCAGTTTGTGATGAAGATACCAAAGAATTTATGCCGAGCGATTGGGCAACCTTTACCGATGAGGAGAAACAGATTGAATTATTAAAATACCGGTTAACTTATCTCCGCGAGAGTACTGTAAACTGGTGCCCTGCTTTAGGAACCGTTTTAGCTAATGATGAAGTTAAGGATGGTTTCTCTGAGCGCGGTGGTTTCCCTGTGGAACAAAAGAAAATGATGCAGTGGAGCATGAGAATCACGGCCTACTCTGACCGGCTTTTGCAAGGTTTAGACACCATCGACTGGCCAGAACCGATTAAAGAAATGCAACGCAACTGGATTGGTAAAAGTGTTGGTGCATCAGTGAAGTTTGCAGTTGACAATGCACAGTTGGCAGTTGAAGAAACTGAAAACTCAAAACTGAAAACTGAAAAATATATAGAAGTTTTTACCACCCGTGTAGATACCATTTTTGGTGTTTCTTACCTGGTTTTGGCGCCGGAGCACGAATGGGTTGCAGAATTGACCACTCCTGAACAAAAACAGGATGTCGAAAACTATATCTCTCAAACCAAAAAGAAATCAGAATTAGACCGGATGGCCGATACTAAAACGGTATCTGGCGCTTTTACGGGAACATATGTTATCAATCCAGTAAGCGGCGAACGCGTGCAGTTGTGGATTGCTGATTATGTGTTGGCGGGTTACGGAACAGGCGCAGTGATGGGGGTTCCAAGTGGCGATCAACGCGATTGGCTATTTGCTAAACACTTCAATTTACCGATTATCCAGATTTTGGATGGTCAAAAAGACATTGATGTTCAGGCAGACCCGACCAAAGAAGGAAAATATATTAATTCGGGTTTTATTAACGGAATGACTTATAAGGAAGCTGTTCCATTCCTGAATAACTGGTTAGAAGCAGAGAAAGTAGGGAAAGCAAAAGTAAACTTCCGTCAGCGTGATGCGATTTTTGGTCGCCAGCGTTATTGGGGTGAGCCGATTCCGGTTTACTTTAAAGATGGATTGCCTTATTTGGTAAATGAAGAAGAATTGCCATTATTGCTTCCTGAGATTGATAAATATTTGCCTACCGAAACAGGTGAACCACCTTTGGCAAGGGCTGAAAATTGGGTTCCTAAAGATGGTGGTCACTACGAATTAAGTACCATGCCAGGTTGGGCAGGAAGCAGCTGGTATTGGTACCGTTATATGGATGCCAATAACAACAATGATTTTGCTTCAAAAGAAGCGGTTGAATATTGGAAAGACGTCGATTTGTACATTGGTGGTTCTGAGCATGCAACCGGTCACTTATTGTACAGCCGTTTCTGGAATAAATTTTTGAAAGATTTAGGTTATACCAAAGAAGAAGAGCCTTTCAAAAAACTGATTAACCAGGGGATGATCCAGGGTAGGAGTAATTTTGTTTACCGTATTAACGATGAGAACGGAAAACCTACCAATACCTATGTTTCGGCTGGTTTAAGAAAAGAATATAAAACCTCAGCATTACATGTTGAGGTGAATATTGTTGAAAACGATACTTTAGACATCGCCAAATTTAAAGCCTGGAGAGAAGAATATGCTAACGCAGAATTCATTCTTGAAGGCGGGAAATACATCTGCGGTGTTGAAGTAGAAAAAATGTCGAAATCAAAATTCAACGTGGTTAATCCCGATGATTTGATTGAGCGTTATGGTGCCGATACTTTGCGGATGTACGAAATGTTCTTAGGTCCGTTAGAACAGAGTAAACCCTGGAATACAAATGGTATTGAAGGTGTATTTAAGTTCTTGCGTAAATTCTGGCGTTTGTTCCATAACGAAGACTGGATTTTCCACGTAAACGATGCGGTACCTACAAAAGCCGAATTGAAATCGTTGCATAAAATCATCAAAAAAGTACAGGATGATATCGAGCGTTTCTCGTTCAATACTTCTGTATCAAGCTTTATGATTGCGGTAAACGAATTAACCGATCTGAAATGTAAAAACCGTCAGATTTTGGAAGATATGGTGATTATCCTTTCACCTTATGCACCACATATCTGTGAAGAGCTTTGGGTGTTGTTAGGTAATGAAGCCGGGACTTTATCATATACGGCTTTCCCAACATTTAAACCTGAGTATCTGGTAGAAGATGAGTTTGCTTATCCGGTTTCAATCAATGGCAAAATGAAAATGAACCTGAATTTGAGTTTAACTTTAGCTCAACCTGAAGTAGAAAGCATTTTATTGGCCGATGAGCATTTCCAGAAATTCTTAGATGGTAAAGCACCTAAAAAGATCATTTTCGTTAAAGGAAAGATTATTAATGTGGTTGTGTAG